The Thermoanaerobaculia bacterium nucleotide sequence GTCGCGTCCCGAGTGACGTCGCCCGCGGACCCTCCGCCGATGGGTGCTATCCTCGAAACAACCCGCGCCTTTCTCGGCGAAACATGATGGAGGTCCCATGCACTCGTCGCGCCCGTTTCGACTCCTGCTCGCGGCCTCGGTCTCCCTCGCGCTCGGGGCGTGCGCGTCGACGACGCCGGCGTTCGATGCGACCGCCGAGTCCGCCGCGTTGATGCATCGCGACGCGGAGTGGGCGGATCTCGCGGCGGCCGGCAAGGACGTCGAGCGGATCGTCTCCTACTGGACGGACGACGCGGTGATCATGGAACCCGGGCAGCCGGCCGTCGAAGGCAAGCCGGCGATTCGCGCCTATGTGGCATCGAGCTTCAAGACCCCCGGGTTCCGGATCCATTGGGTATCCCGGAAGCCGACGTTCTCGCCCGACGGCCGGATGGCCTACATGCGCGGCGCCGATGAGATGACCCTGCCGGGACCGACGGGGGACCTGACGACGCTGCACCTGCAGGGCTATTCGATCTGGAGGAAGGATTCCGACGGACAGTGGCGCTGCACCGTGGACATCGCCAACGAGGCTCCCGCAGACCCGCAACCCGCCGTGCGATAACGGAAAGCGGGTCGCCGCGACCTTACGGCGCGTCGCCCGGCAATCCACGATCCCCGATGGGATTCCACGCACTCGAGTCGACCGCGGCCGCCGGCGATCTTCGACTCGAGGTCTTCAGACGGGGACGCGCCCGGCCCTGACCACGAACCTCTTCGGCGCCGGGCCGAGATAGTGAAAGGGATAGCAGGTGACGAGGGTGAGCGACGCGTTCGGACCCGCTTCGAGCACGCTCACGTCGGAAGGGTCGACGATGGCGCGCGAATTCACGCGGTACACGAAAGCGACGCCTCCTTCGCCCGTGACCCGGATCTCGTCGTCGACACGGATCCGGGAGAGAGAGCGAAAGAACGTGTCGCGATGGCCGGCGAGCCCGACGTTGCCGATGCCGCCCGGAAACGCGGTTCCCGGGATATGGCCGACCGCGAGCCGGAGGGTCGCTTCCCCATCCCCTTCGCCGATGATGGCCGACATGCCGAGTCGTCGGATCTCGATGAGGCCGATCGCCGTTCGGTCCGCCACCTTCGCGCGCGGCGCCGCCGCCAGCATCGGCGGGAGAGTCACGGGGGTCAAGTTCCTCGAGAATGCCGCAGCGTGCGAGCTCTGGTAGGAACGGGCTTCCAGCAGCGTCAAACCGCACCAGCCGAGGCACGCGGCTCCGATCGCCCACAGCAGGCGTTCGAGTTTTCTCATCGTCGGAGGGAAAGGAAAAGAGCCGGGACCCGTGTCCCGGCTCGATCCGTGGAGTTGATCGCTCTTCCTTCGCTTACGCCATCCGGCGCGCGAAGTGGATCGCCGCGGCGGCGCCGAACGCGCCGAGGCCGATCAGGCCGAAGAGCGGCAGCGAGCTGCCCGTCCTGGGCAACTGTGCCGGGGTCTTCTCGACCACCGTCTTCTCGGCCACCGGAACCGGTTCGACGGCGGGTTTCGGAGCCGGCGCGGGCTTGACCACCGTCACCTCGGCCTGGAGCGTCGGATGGGACTCGACCGGAGTCGCGACCACCTCTTCGTGGGTGGCCTGGGCGATGACGATCGCCTTCGAGCGCGGGTACGCGAACACTTCACCCCACTCGTCGCCGGCGTAATACCAGCTCTTGAGCGCGATCGGGTTGCCTTCGAGCCTCTGGAAGTAGATGAAACCGGTCTGCCCATCGTCGGTGCGGACCCGGCGGTCGCGGATGGCGAGCACCGTCGCGACGACGGTCTTGTCGTCTTCGGTGCTGAACTGGACGATTTCCTTCTCGTCCTTGTAGTCCATCACCTTGACGACGTAGGTGCCGGGCTGAAGGATGGTGCCGGGGATCTCGGCGGCCTCCGTCAGGGTCATCTTCGCCCGGCGCTGGACGTCCTGCG carries:
- a CDS encoding nuclear transport factor 2 family protein, encoding MHSSRPFRLLLAASVSLALGACASTTPAFDATAESAALMHRDAEWADLAAAGKDVERIVSYWTDDAVIMEPGQPAVEGKPAIRAYVASSFKTPGFRIHWVSRKPTFSPDGRMAYMRGADEMTLPGPTGDLTTLHLQGYSIWRKDSDGQWRCTVDIANEAPADPQPAVR
- a CDS encoding class D sortase; amino-acid sequence: MRKLERLLWAIGAACLGWCGLTLLEARSYQSSHAAAFSRNLTPVTLPPMLAAAPRAKVADRTAIGLIEIRRLGMSAIIGEGDGEATLRLAVGHIPGTAFPGGIGNVGLAGHRDTFFRSLSRIRVDDEIRVTGEGGVAFVYRVNSRAIVDPSDVSVLEAGPNASLTLVTCYPFHYLGPAPKRFVVRAGRVPV
- a CDS encoding LPXTG cell wall anchor domain-containing protein is translated as MRHTRILYTLFLFAAGMWLLPAKAGAQDVQRRAKMTLTEAAEIPGTILQPGTYVVKVMDYKDEKEIVQFSTEDDKTVVATVLAIRDRRVRTDDGQTGFIYFQRLEGNPIALKSWYYAGDEWGEVFAYPRSKAIVIAQATHEEVVATPVESHPTLQAEVTVVKPAPAPKPAVEPVPVAEKTVVEKTPAQLPRTGSSLPLFGLIGLGAFGAAAAIHFARRMA